One genomic region from Augochlora pura isolate Apur16 chromosome 7, APUR_v2.2.1, whole genome shotgun sequence encodes:
- the LOC144473172 gene encoding clavesin-2, translating into MGAVEWVTEEDSYECTLSKETQQIAKDELREDKNTRDQALEQIRNWIKMNPRIENSRLDGQFLLRFLRSKKFNVPMAEEAIERYLLLRQVYHPAFNNLDSTEPTMEELLTLGYLFAAPGRDKKGRRLVIARPGVFDPHKYTNADMCRIHALTYETLMEDEESQVRGFVHFADGAGVSFPHLTLFTPKEAVRIVKNGERTIPMRHKEVHAINTHASVKFALDFGLTLISDKIRKRVKIYTSLEDAVNQKMDTSLLPKEYGGTMPMKKMIELWRKELLDMRPTLLSHDKMRVRLELYSEKAREGAVSALKHGFGCSDIGSSDSNMYGITGSFRKLEVD; encoded by the exons ATGGGCGCGGTAGAGTGGGTAACCGAGGAAGACAGCTACGAGTGCACTCTTTCGAAGGAGACGCAACAGATTGCCAAGGATGAGCTCAGGGAGGACAAGAACACGCGGGACCAAGCCCTCGAGCAGATTCGCAATTGGATCAAAATGAATCCGCGAATCGAAAATAGCCGTCTCG ATGGACAATTCTTATTAAGGTTTCTGAGATCCAAGAAGTTTAACGTACCGATGGCTGAAGAAGCCATCGAGAGATACTTGCTGCTGCGACAGGTATACCATCCGGCTTTCAATAATTTGGACTCGACAGAGCCTACAATGGAGGAACTTCTGACCTTGGG GTACTTGTTTGCTGCACCCGGACGCGACAAAAAAGGCCGCCGTTTGGTGATCGCTAGACCAG GTGTGTTCGACCCGCACAAGTACACGAACGCCGACATGTGCAGAATCCATGCGCTAACCTACGAGACTCTGATGGAGGACGAGGAGAGCCAAGTGCGTGGCTTCGTCCATTTCGCCGACGGAGCCGGTGTCAGTTTCCCTCATCTGACGCTTTTTACTCCGAAGGAGGCCGTCCGCATCGTTAAAAACGGCGAG CGCACCATACCTATGCGGCACAAGGAGGTCCACGCTATCAATACGCACGCTTCCGTGAAGTTTGCTCTTGACTTCGGTCTTACATTGATTTCCGACAAGATCCGAAAGCGGGTGAAAATCTACACCAGCCTGGAGGACGCTGTGAACCAGAAAATGGACACCAGCCTGCTGCCGAAAGAATACGGTGGCACAATGCCCATGAAGAAAATGATCG AACTGTGGAGGAAAGAGTTGCTGGACATGAGACCCACTCTGTTGAGTCACGACAAGATGAGAGTGCGCCTGGAGCTGTATTCCGAGAAGGCACGCGAAGGTGCGGTGTCGGCCTTGAAGCATGGTTTCGGATGCTCCGACATCGGATCCAGCGATTCGAACATGTACGGCATCACCGGCTCATTCAGAAAGCTCGAGGTCGATTGA
- the LOC144473286 gene encoding uncharacterized protein LOC144473286: protein MEEHFATMKLGDSDNDAARLTRAFSFSELPSPQRIRVTESYQSGNFPGLVRQYSCEQVFGQPMNARRFTVSEVISCRNSESRNEWQKTISYSDTFKTPNWQLYNSKVIRKPNLVSHKIEKDVEHMEIDSVGPVKEYTSPSDDVQLNTIRNDDPVHVPLENKRDNTVKVKSVNSYEDVKKKLRPLVVSKVKAPVIKRRNMFCNALMCLCILPVVVGIIALLLNPVTYAICDRISWSEKIAVELKEKLHGQTNAVTNIVHALRNDVDRMKTVCLVGGTGIGKSYTTEIILNNFPRKEKIFVFDTAVGHDLYENTRPAIDSFEILIIDNLRMVNLNEFVHLLSKLKQINGTCLTVIAIFNVENVNDQLSREVDLTKSVDEINQAFAGKMIDVSIVPYEPLTESALKMCIADAAAYSNLNLSEDQTNEILEILLLAGTGCKGTYAKVQLIGRG from the exons ATGGAAGAACATTTTGCAACGATGAAATTAGGAGATTCGGACAACGATGCTGCTAGATTGACTAGAGCTTTTAGTTTTTCTGAATTACCTTCACCTCAACGAATACGTGTAACAGAATCTTATCAATCTGGGAATTTCCCTGGTTTAGTTAGACAGTACAGTTGTGAACAAGTCTTTGGTCAACCTATGAATGCCAG ACGATTCACAGTATCAGAAGTTATTTCATGTAGAAACAGCGAAAGCAGGAACGAATGGCAAAAAACGATATCGTATTCAGATACATTTAAAACACCTAATTGGCAGTTATACAATAGTAAGGTAATAAGAAAACCAAATCTTGTGtcgcataaaatagaaaaagatgtCGAACACATGGAAATTGATAGTGTAGGCCCTGTTAAAGAATATACTTCTCCATCCGATGATGTgcaattaaatacaattagaAATGATGATCCAGTGCACGTACcacttgaaaataaacgagaCAACACTGTGAAAGTAAAAAGTGTAAATTCTTATGAagatgttaaaaagaaattaagacCATTGGTTGTATCAAAGGTAAAAGCTCCAGTTatcaaaagaagaaatatgttTTGTAATGCTTTAATGTGTCTGTGCATTCTGCCAGTTGTAGTAGGAATAATTGCTCTTTTATTGAATCCTGTTACATATGCGATTTGCGACCGTATATCCTGGTCTGAGAAAATCGCTGTtgaattaaaagagaaattacaTGGACAAACAAACGCGGTCACAAATATTGTTCACGCTTTGCGTAACGACGTCGATCGTATGAAGACCGTTTGTCTGGTAGGTGGAACAGGCATTGGAAAATCTTACACtaccgaaattattttaaacaatttcccaagaaaagaaaagatatttgTATTTGATACGGCAGTAGGACACGATCTTTATGAAAACACCAGGCCTGCTATTGATTCTTTTGAGATACTGATCATAGACAATTTGAGAATGGTAAATTTGAATGAGTTTGTTCATCTGTTAAGCAAACTGAAACAGATTAACGGCACCTGCCTCACAGTAATCGCGATTTTTAACGTAGAAAATGTAAACGATCAATTATCGCGGGAGGTAGATTTAACGAAAAGTGTTGATGAAATTAATCAAGCGTTCGCTGGTAAAATGATCGACGTATCTATTGTGCCTTACGAGCCCTTGACTGAATCTGCCCTGAAAATGTGCATAGCTGATGCAGCAGCCtacagtaatttaaatctTTCGGAAGatcaaacaaatgaaattctgGAAATCTTATTGTTAGCGGGTACAGGTTGTAAAGGAACTTATGCCAAAGTGCAACTTATTGGTAGAGGGTAA
- the LOC144472337 gene encoding uncharacterized protein LOC144472337 yields MRIGNLSTTTPHVRRLIGKPISEKIKYYWDFAWNEAPELMFTSTFGIFGFGSLVYYISIKDEAAPPKNFREITIYRPDDPRVEHIRKDHTVKMQGLI; encoded by the exons ATGAGGATCGGAAATTTAAGTACAACAACACCACACGTCAGACGGTTGATTGGCAAACCGATAA GTGAGAAAATAAAGTACTATTGGGATTTCGCATGGAATGAAGCACCAGAACTCATGTTTACATCGACTTTTGGTATCTTTGGTTTTGGGTCGCTGGTCTATTACATTTCGATAAAAGACGAAGCCGCACCACCGAAGAATTTCCGCGAAATTACCA TTTACAGACCGGACGATCCTAGAGTTGAACATATTAGGAAAGACCATACCGTGAAAATGCAGGGACTAATATGA
- the LOC144472312 gene encoding uncharacterized protein LOC144472312 has protein sequence MDVCGITKRSHKEWRRTAKKERRRRLRHKAAAERDADAERLRAALEKNPDYLNWLQKCEMEQTEREKIEQKERDERERLWLEEEVRAQKEWHVLQERKQRARQLQLEQEAKIREEFEAKQEAIRKKQEEEKQKREEDIKKREQLVKEIDDYIDNGIKTPETLREVIDSQPGKELCPFFTKTAACRYGDTCSRNHRRVCLSKVILVPGFYTHFSLEKNSAEYDTDIALEFESSETRQHFREFYKDVVPELESFGRIKTLKYCCNTEIHLRGNLYVEYYTEREAARALRKLKARWYAGRQLNCEFANLKSWRSAVCGMAKCPKGRACNFLHTFRNPRDEYDIKSPPRWAKSSSSFTQDVASNRRIEYRNKQKSEDSSVADDVRNWKWSHSPELESEQKYFRNTDRRHRRSDESVHRQKSTHDKRVKSVTDNDETPRKRRRSSSKYFEENAKDNDASNGRESRKYSRKYEKKREDDDDDDRDDLRSSRYPRKRYSKSGDRSYHSETRRYSKKYCRQERENREKDRRQSRSCRDFEDSPRRKSKTTSGTDDDEKTTDRVKDTACLKSKWDKDVSGQNDSDSLESSDSDSDSDSDSSSSCEEKGTNKSVTSGKSYKRYSDDPWATTDSESDASANDKR, from the exons ATGGACGTCTGCGGCATAACGAAGAGAAGTCATAAGGAATGGCGACGGACTGCGAAAAAAGAGCGTCGCAGACGGCTGCGACACAAAGCGGCCGCTGAGCGCGACGCCGACGCTGAACGACTGAGGGCAGCACTGGAGAAAAACCCGGATTATTTAAACTGGTTGCAAAAATGTGAAATGGAACAAACTGAAAGAGAGAAGATAGAACAAAAGGAGCGTGATGAACGAGAAAGACTCTGGCTGGAAGAAGAG GTAAGAGCGCAGAAGGAATGGCATGTCCTGCAGGAGCGAAAACAAAGAGCGCGGCAGTTGCAACTGGAACAAGAGGCGAAAATCCGGGAGGAGTTCGAGGCGAAGCAGGAGGCGATTCGCAAGAAACAGGAAGAGGAGAAACAAAAGCGAGAAGAAGACATAAAAAAGAGGGAGCAATTGGTCAAGGAAATCGATGATTATATCGATAACGGGATCAAGACACCGGAAACTTTACGTGAGGTGATCGACAGTCAGCCTGGCAAGGAGCTTTGTCCTTTCTTCACCAAAACTGCTGCCTGCAG ATACGGCGATACCTGCTCGAGGAACCACCGGAGAGTATGTTTGAGCAAGGTAATTCTAGTACCTGGATTCTACACGCATTTCTCTCTTGAGAAGAACTCTGCGGAGTATGACACAGATATAGCGCTCGAATTCGAGAGTTCTGAGACTCGGCAGCATTTCCGCGAGTTCTACAAGGACGTAGTACCTGAACTCGAGTCATTCGGCCGAATAAAAACCTTGAAGTACTGTTGTAACACCGAGATCCATCTCCGAGGAAACCTGTACGTCGAATATTATACCGAACGGGAAGCGGCCCGAGCGCTGAGAAAGCTGAAAGCTCGTTGGTACGCCGGCAGACAGCTCAACTGCGAGTTTGCCAATCTGAAATCATGGAGAAGCGCCGTCTGCGGCATGGCAAAATGCCCGAAAGGAAGAGCATGCAACTTTTTGCATACCTTTCGAAACCCGCGCGACGAGTACGACATTAAAAGCCCGCCTAGGTGGGCAAAGTCCTCGAGTTCCTTTACTCAAGATGTTGCGAGCAACAGGAGAATCGAGTACAG GAACAAGCAGAAATCGGAGGATTCAAGCGTAGCCGACGACGTTAGAAACTGGAAGTGGTCTCACTCTCCGGAGCTTGAATCCGAGCAGAAATACTTCAGAAACACTGACAGACGACATCGCCGAAGCGACGAATCTGTGCACCGACAAAAGTCAACGCACGATAAACGAGTTAAATCGGTCACAGATAACGACGAAACACCTCGAAAACGGCGTCGATCGTCTTCCAAGTATTTCGAAGAGAACGCGAAAGACAACGACGCGTCCAATGGTCGCGAGTCTAGAAAATACTCACGAAAATacgagaagaagagagaagacgacgacgatgacgatcGCGACGATTTAAGGTCGTCGAGGTACCCTCGCAAGAGGTACTCGAAGTCCGGAGACAGAAGTTACCACTCGGAGACTCGAAGATACTCTAAGAAATACTGCaggcaggagagagagaatcgcgAGAAAGATAGGAGACAATCGAGGAGCTGTCGAGATTTCGAAGATTCCCCAAGGCGGAAATCGAAGACGACCTCTgggaccgacgacgacgaaaagACCACCGATCGTGTCAAAGATACAGCTTGTTTAAAGTCCAAGTGGGATAAAGACGTTTCCGGTCAGAACGATTCAGATAGTTTAGAGTCCTCAGACTCTGACTCCGACTCTGACTCTGACTCATCGAGCAGCTGTGAAGAGAAAGGCACGAATAAGTCTGTGACGTCTGGGAAATCCTACAAACGATACTCTGACGATCCTTGGGCCACAACGGACTCTGAGAGCGACGCGTCAGCCAACGACAAACGttga
- the LOC144473171 gene encoding putative serine protease K12H4.7 — protein sequence MIGLAILWTFCAVFHPGDAAGLRGFHFHGLEEPDTSGVIDVQNVNEAWIEQPLDHFNPRENRTWSMRYYENSALYKPGGPIFIMIGGEWEISPGYLQTGLMYDIAKAHNGMLYYTEHRYYGKSHPTEDLSLDNMQYLNVDQSLADLAYFIETKKEEKSLRNSIVIVFGGSYAGNMAAWSRLKYPHLIQGALASSAPVFAKADFHEYYEVVTESLRRHSQQCVDDIKAAFDAVEELLATPQGPEKLKTYFNLCDVPQAKSPSDLGLFMNSLTEAFAGIVQYDKVVKGQSKIAICCKHMTAPYLGSPLQRLASLVSDQEECSDLDYINFISSHTTKDWDTQPDIMRQWYYQTCTEYGYFQTADTKNSIFGSKVPLSFFTEMCRDLYDYYFDGEYLDSRVRRTNIMYGGLRPDLRNVIFTNGDVDPWHALSVLKDLNKFSPAILINGSSHCRDLQNHDDADVPGLVEARAQVRKIIGGWIASSH from the exons ATGATCGGTTTGGCCATTTTGTGGACGTTTTGCGCCGTTTTCCATCCCGGCGATGCCGCCGGCCTCCGTGGGTTCCATTTTCACGGTTTAGAAGAGCCAGACACTTCGGGCGTAATCGATGTACAGAACGTAAACGAGGCCTGGATCGAACAACCCCTCGATCACTTCAATCCTCGAGAGAATCGCACCTGGTCAATG CGCTATTATGAAAATTCTGCGTTATACAAACCGGGCGGGCCCATTTTCATCATGATCGGAGGGGAATGGGAAATATCCCCGGGTTACCTACAAACCGGTCTAATGTACGATATAGCCAAGGCACACAATGGTATGCTGTACTATACCGAGCATCGTTACTACGGCAAAAGTCATCCGACCGA GGACCTTAGCTTGGATAACATGCAATACTTGAACGTCGATCAATCGTTGGCCGACTTAGCTTATTTCATAGAGAccaaaaaggaagaaaaatcaCTCCGTAACAGCATTGTAATCGTTTTCGGAGGGTCTTACGCTGGGAACATGGCGGCTTGGTCCAGACTGAAATACCCCCATCTTATTCAA GGCGCGTTGGCCAGCAGCGCTCCGGTGTTCGCGAAGGCCGACTTTCACG AGTATTACGAAGTCGTGACCGAGTCGCTGCGCAGGCACAGCCAGCAATGCGTGGACGACATTAAAGCCGCGTTCGACGCGGTCGAGGAACTGTTAGCGACTCCGCAGGGTCCGGAGAAATTGAAAACCTACTTCAA ctTGTGCGACGTGCCACAGGCCAAGTCCCCCAGCGACCTTGGGCTCTTTATGAACTCTTTGACGGAG GCATTCGCTGGTATCGTTCAGTACGATAAAGTGGTGAAGGGGCAGTCGAAGATTGCAATCTGTTGCAAACACATGACTGCGCCCTATTTAGGCAGCCCCCTTCAAAGACTGGCTAGCCTTGTGTCCGACCAAGAGGAATGCTCGGATcttgattatattaatttcatttcgagtCACACTACGAAAGATTGGGACACGCAGCCCGACATCA TGAGACAATGGTATTATCAGACGTGCACCGAGTACGGTTATTTTCAAACGGCTGATACAAAGAACTCCATCTTTGGCTCGAAGGTCCCGTTGAGCTTCTTCACGGAAATGTGCAGGGATCTGTACGACTATTA CTTCGACGGCGAATACTTGGACAGCAGAGTCAGGCGGACGAATATAATGTACGGAGGACTGCGGCCGGATTTGCGAAACGTGATCTTCACCAATGGCGACGTCGACCCCTGGCACGCGCTTTCGGTTCTTAAAGACTTGAACAAATTTTCACCTGCTATACTGATTAACG GATCTTCGCACTGTCGGGATCTGCAGAATCACGACGACGCTGACGTTCCCGGCCTGGTTGAAGCAAGAGCACAAGTACGAAAGATCATCGGCGGCTGGATCGCTTCCTCGCATTGA